The segment GGGGGACATGAAGGCGTTGCCGATGGGGTCAAAGAAAGGGGCGCCTTCCCCAGAGAAATACATCCGGTCCAGAAGGCTCTGGGCCCGACGGACAAGCCCCAAGGCCTCCCCGTCGCCGAAGGCTTGGGCGTAGGCCCACAGGGCCTCGAGGGGCCGGTGGTTGGCGTAAGTGAGGGGGCCGGGGAAGGGCCAGGAGGCCTCCGCCTGGGCGAAGGCCTGGCGAAGCCTCTTCCCCAGAAGGTAGGCGAGCTCGCGAAAGGGCTCCTCCCGGAGGGCCAGGAGGCCTAAAAGGGCGTAGGCCTGCGCCCTGGGCGCGCAAAGGCGCTCGGCCGCCCCAAGGGCCCGCTCCAGGGCAAAGCGGGCCGCTTCGCGGAGGTCGGCGTCTAGGCCGAGGCTGGCTGCGGCCAGGGCCAGGATGGCCCGACCCGTGGGGTCTTCCGCCTCCCCCTCGTCCTCAAACCGCCCCTCCGGGCTCAGGCCGTTGCGGAAGCGGCCGTCCCGCCTTTGCATGTAGAGGAGAAAGGCCAGGTAGGTCCGGACCAGGGCCGGGTCCCGGGCGCCCGGGGGGAGGAGGGCCAGGTAGAGGAGGGCGCGGGCGTTGTCGTCGGTGGTGTACCCCTCCTCTAGGAGGGGAAGGCCCCCCCGGGCATGCTCCAGGAGGCCGCGGGCGTCGGTGCGGGCCCTAAGCCACTCCAGGCCGAACACCGCCCACCTCTGAAAGCAGCCTCAGGTAGGCCCGGGCCACCCGGGGCCAGGTGGCCTCCCGGGCGTAGGCGTAGGCCCGCGCCTCCATCTCCTTAAGCCGGGACGGGCTTTCCGAAAGCTCCAGGATGGCCTGGGCCCAAGGCTCGGGGTCGGGAGGGAGGAGGACCCCTCGGCCCCCGGCCAGGGCGTGGCGGGCGTGCCAGAAGGGCGTGGCGAGCACCGCCTTGCCCAGGGCCAGGGCGTAGGAGAGGGTGCCGGAGGAAACCTGCTCCAGGTTGGGGTACGGGAGGAGGAAGAGGTCCGCTGCCCCCACCAGGCGGTAGAGGGCCTCTTCGGAGAGGTATCCCTCCCTTAAGAGGAAGGCCCGGGCCACGCCGAGCCTCTCGGCCAGGGCCAGCAGCTCCTCCAGGTACCGCCTTCCCTCCCGGCGCTCCAACTTGGGGTGAAGGCTCCCCGCCACCAGGTAGCGCACCCTGGGGTTCTGGCCCAGGACCCGGGGCAGGGCCTTCAGGACGAGCTCTATCCCTTTCCCCGGCCCCAGGAGGCCGTAGGTCAGGAGGAGGAACTCCCCTTCAAAGCCTAAGGCCCGCTTCAGGGCCTCCTTGTCGGGCCTTGGGAGGTCCGGCACCCCGTGGGGGATGTGGACCACGGGGGCCCGCACCCCTAGCCGCCCTAGAAAGGACTCCCCTTCGGGGTGAAGGGTCACCAAGGCCGAAGCCCCCGCCCCGATCTCCTTTAGGAGGCCCTGCATGAAGGAGGCGTCCTCGAGGCTCAAGCCCGGAGGCGGGGCCTGGAAGAGGGTGTGAAGGACGACCACCTTCACCCCACTTCCCTGTAGGAAATCCACAAACCACTCCCCCCACCGGCCCCCGTAAAGCCCGTACTCGTGCTGGAGGATCCAAGGCCTGGGGGCGGAGAGGGCGCGGTAAGCCTGCCGCCTCTCCTTGGGCACCACCCAGCGCACCTCCTCGGGGAAGGGCAGGTCTAGGTCGGCCTCCTCCGCCACCACGGCCACCTGGGCAGGAAGGCCGGCCTCGAGGAGGGCGCGCCGCAGATCGCGGTTGAAGGTGGCGATCCCGCAGCGGATGGGAGGGTACGTGCCCACCAGGGTCAGCATCCTCCACCTCCTTGCCCCCCCGGGGGGGCTTTTCCTATTATAGCCCATATTTGAGTCTAACATTGGAAGTTTCTTGCACAATAACGCGCAAATAGGAGAAAGGTGGGTTGACATCCTAAGGCCATCCCCCTACCCTTAGGGGGAGATGTGCGCCCGGGGCAAAACCTGAAGGGGCCTGGGAAGCGGCGCTTCCCGGGCGGGTCCCGGGGCTTTTCTTTATGGGAGGTGCGGGGTGGAACGCGCGGTAAAGGAAGACTGGCGGGCCCTCTTGGAGGCGGAGAAGGCCCTGGACACCGGGGTCTACACCAAGCATGACCTCCTCCTCGTCCGGGGCCGAGGAGCCAGGGTCTGGGACGCCGAGGGGAACGAGTACATTGACTGCGTGGGGGGATACGGGGTGGCCAACCTGGGCCACGCCAACCCCGAGGTGGTGGAGGCGGTGAAGCGGCAGGCCGAGACCCTTATGGCCATGCCCCAGACCCTCCCCACCCCTATGCGGGGGGAGTTCTACCGCGCCCTCACCGCCATCCTCCCCCCGGAGCTCAATCGGGTCTTTCCGGTGAACTCCGGCACCGAGGCCAACGAGGCCGCCCTCAAGTTCGCCCGGGCCCACACGGGCAGGAAGAAGTTCGTGGCCGCCATGCGGGGCTTCTCGGGAAGGACCATGGGAAGCCTCTCCGTCACCTGGGAACCCAAGTATCGGGAGCCTTTCCTTCCCCTGGTGGAGCCCGTGGAGTTCATTCCCTATAACGACGTGGAGGCCCTAAGGCGGGCCGTGGACGAAAAGACCGCGGCGGTGATCCTCGAGCCCGTCCAGGGGGAAGGGGGCGTGCGCCCCGCCACGCTGGAGTTCCTGAAGGCCGCCCGGGAGATCACCCGGGAGAAGGGGGCCCTGCTCATCCTGGACGAGATCCAGACCGGCATGGGCCGAACGGGGAAGCGCTTCGCCTTTGAGCACTTCGGTGTGGTCCCCGACATCCTCACCCTGGCCAAGGCCCTGGGGGGTGGGGTGCCCCTGGGAGCCGCGGTCATGCGGGAGGAGGTGGCGCGGAGCATGCCCAAGGGAGGGCACGGGACCACCTTCGGGGGGAACCCTCTGGCCATGGCCGCCGGGGTGGCCGCCATCCGCTACCTGGAGCGCACCAGGCTTTGGGAAAGGGCAGCGGAGCTTGGGCCCTGGTTCATGGAAAGGCTGAGGGAGATCCCCTCCTCCAGGATCCGCGAGGTGCGGGGGATGGGCCTCATGGTGGGCCTGGAGCTCAAGGAGAAGGCGGCCCCCTACATTGAACGCCTGGAGAAGGTGCACCGCGTCCTCACCCTCCAGGCAGGGCCCACGGTGATCCGCTTCCTGCCGCCTTTGGTGATTGAAAAGGAAGACCTGGAGCGGGTAGTGGAGGCGGTGAGGGCGGTGCTAGCATAGGGGGATGAGGCAGCGTTACCGCGGGGTGGTGGAGCAGGACGAGGAGGGCTACTTCGTGGCCCACGTGCCCGAGCGGCACGCCCACACCCAGGCCCAAAGCTTTGAAGGGCTCCTCCAGCGCCTGGAGGAAGCCATCGCCGTATCCGAGGAGAAGGCGGAAGTCGTAGGCCTGGAGGGCGAGCGGGAAATGGAAGCGGCGTGAGCCCCCGCCTCATCCCCATCCCTGGCCAGGAGCTCGCCCGGCTCCTGGAGGAGGGGTTTCAGGTGGTGCGGGTCCGGGGAAGCCACGTGCGGCTTCGGCACCCCGACGGCCGGGCCACCACGGTACCCGGAGACCTTAAGGCCGGGGACCCTCCTTGCCATCCTCAAGGACGTGGACTGGAGCAAGGAAACCTATGAGCGGAAGTGCCTTGGATCCCGTTGAGTTCCTAAAGGGGGCCCTGGAGATCCCTTCCCCTTCTGGGGAAGAGCGCCTCCTGGCCGAGTACCTGGCCGAGGGGATGGAGAGGCTGGGGATCCGGTCCTTTGTGGACGAGGCGGACAACGCCCGGGGCCAGGTGGGCAAGGGCCCCATCCAGGTGGTCCTCCTAGGGCACATTGACACCGTGCCGGGACGGATCCCCGTGCGCCTGGAAGGGGGCAAGCTCTTCGGCCGGGGAGCGGTGGACGCCAAGGGCCCCTTCGTGGCCATGATCTTTGCCGCGGCCTCGCTTCCCGAGGAAACCTTGCGCCGCCTCACCGTCCACCTGGTGGGGGCCACGGAGGAGGAGGCCCCGAGCTCCAAGGGGGCGAGGTTCGTGGCCTCCCGGCTCCAGCCCGACTACGTGGTCATCGGCGAACCCTCAGGCTGGGAAGGGATCACCTTGGGGTACAAGGGGAGGCTCCTCGTCAAGGTGAAGCGGGAAAAGGACCACTTCCACTCCGCCCACCATGAGCCCAACGCCGCCGAGGAGCTCGTGAGCTACTTCGTGGCCATCAAGGCCTGGGCCGAGGCCATGAACGTGGGCCAAAGGCCCTTTGACCAGGTGCAATACACCTTGAGGGACTTCAAAGTCCACCCGGCCGAGCTTAAGCAGGTGGCGGAGATGTTCTTGGATCTCAGGCTTCCCCCGAGGCTTCCCCCGGAGGAAGCCATCCGTCACCTCACCGCCTACGCCCCGCCCACCCTGGAGCTGGAATTCTTCGGGCGGGAGGTCCCCTACCTCGGCCCTAAGGACACCCCCCTCACCCGGGCGTTGCGCCAGGGGATCCGGAAGGCGGGGGGAAGGCCCGTTTTTAAGCTCAAGACGGGAACGAGCGATATGAACGTCCTCGCCCCTCACTGGAGGGTGCCCATGGTGGCCTACGGGCCGGGAGACTCCACCCTGGACCACACCCCCCACGAGCACATCCAGGTGGAGGAGTTCCTGAAAGGGATTGCCGTCCTAAGAGAGGCCCTGAAGGTCCTGGGGGAAGGGGGCGGAACGCGCGTGGGCTAAACTGGGGACGTGGCCCTTCCCTGGCTCTGGCCCATCGCCCTCCTGCCGCTTCTCGCGCTCCTTCCCGCCACCGCTCCCTGGAGCGAGGGCGTCCTCACCCCCCTGGTGGTCCTGGGGAGCGGGGCCTATTTGCTGGGCCGGCAGGAGGGCCGGGCCTTCGGCCTGGGCCTTCTCTTCCTGGGCCTTGGGGACGCGGTCCGGACCCTGGAGGGGGCGGGAAGCCTGCCCCGGGAACTCCTCTACCCGATGGGCTACGCCGCCCTCACCTTCGCCCTCCTCAGGCTTCCAGGAAAGCCCCCGAGGCTCACGCTGGCCCTTCTTCCCCTGGCCCTCCTGGGCGGGCTCGCCGCCCTCCGAGCCGGAGCTGGGATGGAGCGGCTCCTCCTTCTATGGGATGCCCTCCTCCTCCTCCTTCTCCTCCCCAGGCTGGAGACGCTCTTTCAGGAGGGCTTCCTCCCGGGGCGGGCGCTTTTGGGAGCGGGCCTGCTCCTCCTTATGTTTTCGGACATGGGCTCCGCCTACGTCACGGCCGATGACCGCTACCCCACGGGTCACCCCGCCCACCTCCTCCGGAGCCTGGGTTCCCTCTTCCTGGCCCTGGCGGGGGTGGAGGAGCGGCGCTTGGCCACCTTCCTCCCCCAGGCCCTGGCCCTAGGGGGGGTTTTTCTCCTGCCCGTGGCCTTCCTCCAAGGCCCTGCTCCCGGGGAGGTGCGGTTTTTGGCTGTCTACGGAGGGTTAACGAGCGCCTTGGGCCTCCTCTTCGCCTCCTATCGGCAAGGGCACCGGGCTCTGGCCAGGAGCCAGGGCTGGACCCGCTTCCTGGAGGCGCTGGCCCGGCTCTCCCCCCGCATCACCCAGACCCTGAGCCCCGAGGCGGTCCTCCTCGAGGCCCTAGAGGCCGCCCGCGCCCTCCTGCCGGAGGCCGTGGGGCTGGAGGTACGAAGCCGCCGAGGCTTGGTGGGGGAACGGAGCCCCCACGCCCTGCCCCTCCCCCTGGACGGGGATGCCGCCCACCTCTACTTGAAAGCCCCTCCCCAGGAGGAAGTCCCCCCCGGCTTCCTCACCCTCCTCGGCGAGCGCATCCGGCAGGTGCTCAAGCAGGTGGAATGGGGCGCCTTGGCCTTCACCGATCCCCTCACCGGGCTTCTCAACCGCCGGGGCCTCGAGGCGGAGCTCCCCAAGCTCCTCGCCCTGGCCCGGCGCTACCAGGCCCCCCTGAGCGTGGTCATGCTGGACATAGACCACTTCAAGCGGGTGAACGACACCTACGGGCACCCTGTGGGGGACGAGGTGCTTAGGCGCCTGGGGCGCATCCTCCAGACCAGCGTCCGCCAGGAGGACCTGGCCGTGCGCTACGGGGGGGAAGAGTTCCTTCTCCTCCTCTTCGGGGCCGACCGCCAGGCGGCCAAGGAGGTGGTGGAGCGCATCCGCGAGCGCTTCCGCGCCGAACGCGTGGACCCGATCCCTCACCCCCTCACCCTTTCCGGAGGGGTGGCGGGAGGGGAGATACCCCAGGACCCGGCCCAGGTGGAAGAGTGGGTCCTCCGGGCAGACTACGCCCTCCTGCGGTCCAAGGAGGCGGGGCGGGACCGGGTGACGCTGGCCTAATCCCATCCCAAAGCACTACTTCTTGGACATCATCTTAGCTACCATGGCCTCGAGGGCCCTCCTCTCTTCGTTCATGGCGCCAAAAGCCTTGCCCATAGCCTTCAAAAGGAGGAAGAGCATCCCCAAGGCCTTCTGCACCTCGGGGTCGGAGAGCTGCTTCCAAAGCCCCACAAGCCCCACCCGGGGCGGGTCCTGCATCACCTCAGGGGTGAAGGTCTCCGCGAGGCCCTTCTGCAGGGCTCCCGCCATCATGCCCACTGCGGCGGGCTCAATCCGGGAAAGGATATCCAAAACGTTCGCCCCGTGGGAGATAAGCCTTAAGAGCTGGGGCTCCATGAGCATCCCCAAACCCTCGCCGAAGTTTTCCGAGAGGTGGCCGAGGAAGGCTAAGGCTCCCGAGCGGTTCAGCTTCTCCAAGGTCTCCGCCAGCTTGTCCAGGGCCTCCGCCTGGTCCAGGAAGCGGGCAAGAAGGGAAACCAGCTGGAGGTTCTTGGGATCCAGGAGGAGGCCCAGGTTTTCGGCCAGAGTATCCCCCACCCCCATCTTGGCAAGCAGGGCGAGGCCGCTTTTCTCCAGGATCTCCTCTAGCCGGGCCAGGCGTTCTTCCACGCTGAGGGTGGTCTCCATGCGCACCTCCTACTCAATGAGGGTGGCAAACCAGAAGCCCTCAAAGAGCATCTTCGTCACCCGTACCCACTTGCCCACGGCCATAACCCCGCAGGAAGGCATACCCGTGCCCGCTAAAACCTGGTCAAAGGCGCACTGGGGCAGGAGGGCGTTGTCACCGAAGTCCATGATGCACATGGCCACGGGGTTGAAGGGTTCGCCGATGTAGGCCCCCTTGAGGTCGGAGGCGATCACCCCCGCCACGTACTCCCCCTGGAAGTGGGCCACCACCCCGGCGGGGGGAAGCATGAGGGCGGGGTTCACCGTGTCCCCGATGAGGAAGACGTTTGGGAAACTTGGGGAACGGAAGGTCGCGCGGTCCACCTCGGGGAAGCCGTTCGGCCCTGCCAAGGGGCTTTCCCGCACCACCCGGTTCGGGGCGAAGGGAGGGGTGAGGATGAGGAGGTCGTAGGCAAGCTCCCGGCCGTCCTTGGCCTTGACCTTTCCCGGTTCAAAGGCCATGGGCTCAAACTCCCCGTGGAAGGCGATATTCTTAGCCTTAAGGATCTCCATCACCTTGCCGGAAATCACCGGTCCCATACCCGCAAGGGGCGCCGGGTTCAGGTGGAAGACCTCCACGGTGCTCTTTTTCCGGATGCCCTTCACCTTGAGAGCGAACTCCACCTGCCCCGCCACCTCGTAGGGCGCAGGAGGGCAGGGGTAGTAGGGGGAGGAAACCCCCACTACCACCCGGCCGCCCTTGAAGGACCTCAAGGCCTCCCGGAGCTTCAAGGCCCCCTCCAGGCTCCAGGGAGCGTAACTGTCCTGGGCCGGGGAGGGCAGGGCCTCGGCCCCCAAGGAGACGATCAGGTAATCGTAGGTGTGCTCCCCGGCTGTGGTCTTCACCCGGTTCCTCTCCGGGTCTAGGGCCTCCACCGTGGCCTGGAGGTACTGGATCCCCCGCTTCTCCAGGTTGGCCAGAGGACGGCGGATTTGATCGGGCTCCCGCATACCGAAGGCCACCCAGGGGTAGGCAGGCATGAACTCGTGGTGGGTGTTCTTGTCCACCAGGGTGACCTGCACCTCGTTGCCCAAAAGCCGCTTCACCTTGTTGGCCGCCACCAGGCCGCCGGAGCCGCCGCCTAAGACCAGAACCTTGATCATCCTTCACCTCCCGGGTACGAATACCGTCTACCCTTACCTCCAGGGTGAACCCGGGAGGCTTGTGGGGGTAGGTGCAAATGCCCCTACCCACGCAGGCGGTGGGCGAAGAGGAGGCCGAGGCCCAAAAAGCCCAAGACCTCCCCCACCCCCACCCCCCAGCCTAGGGCGGGCAGGAGGTACCAGGCCAAGTGGAGGAGGCGGAAGAGGGCGATCCAGGCGGCGATGGGCAGGAGGTAGCGGGCCTCCCGCTTCGGAAGGTTGGTGAGGAGGTAGAGGAAGGGAAGGAGGAACCCCCCCACGGCCCATAGGGCGGCCATCCCGCCCCACACCCCTTGCCCCCGCTCCAGATAAAACTCCACCTCGTGGGGCAGGTCCCCGCCCCAGATGATGATCAGGGTGGTGGCCTCGAGGTAGATCCAGACGATGGAAAGGGCCAGGAGGAGGTTGGTGTGGTTCTGGGCCTGGCCGAGGAGGGCCTCCGTCCCCCTGCTGGCCGCCAGGGCCACGGCCACGGAGAGGGCCAGGATGACGGCGGAGAGGAGCAGGATGGCCCCATAGGAGGCGGAGTAGAAGTGGGCCTCGAGGGCCTTGAAGAGGTCAAAAGAGAGAAAGGTGCCCGCCACGAAGGCCAGGGCGAGCCCCCAGGCCCCCACCTCCGCCCGGTGCGTCCCCGGGCGGAGCCGGGCAAGGAGGAGGGCGAAGAGGGCAAAGTAGAGCCCATAGCGCAGGAGCATAAAGGGGGCGTTCAGGTAGGGGCTCCGGTGGACCAGGATGGGGTCCAGGCTGGCCTCGGGCCTCGCCCACGGGAAGAGCTCGGGCAGGAAGAGGAAGAAGGGAAGGCCCAAGAGGCCCATGAGGGGGAGGAGGCGGGCCAGCGGGTAGAGGTAGGGCTCCAGAGGCACCCCCCAGCGGCTGAAGAGGGCGTTATGGAGGAGGAGGACGAGGAGGGCCCCCAGGGAGAGGAGGAGGAAGAAGGCAAAGGGAAAGTAGGCGGCCGGAGCCCCGAAGAGGAAGGCCAAGGCGTAGAGGCCTAGGCCCAGGAGAAGCGGCCAAGAAGGGCTTTGCTCAATGGACCTCTGCATTCACCACCTCCTTTGGACAGGCCTCCAGGAGGAGGCACCGCTTGATGTAGCGGGCGATGAGCCAGCGCTCCCTTTCGGGGATGCGGCTCCGGTAGGAAAACATCCGGCCGAAGCCGTTGGTGGCGGCGAAGTAGAAGTAGCCCTCGGGCATCGCCTTCACGGCCGGGTCGTGGTAGGAGCGGGGCCTGGGAACCCCGAGGGGGATGACCCGGCCGTCCCCTTCCCCTCTCACCCCGTGGCACACGGCACAGAAGCTCTGGTACAGGGCCTTGCCCCGCAGGAGCTCGGCTTCGGTAAAGGCAAAGGGGCTCTCGGCGAAGCCCCCCTCGGGCTTAAGGCCCGCCCGAACCCCGGGGCTCAGGTTCTCCCCCAAGCGCACCCTCTCCGCGGGCACCTCCACCTGGAGGGGGCTTTCCCGGAAGGCCTTCACCTTGGGCTGGTCCCACATCCAGCCGCAGGCCGAGAGCAAGAGGGGCAGGAAAAGCGCCAAGCTACGCACGGCGCACCTCCTCCACCTCCGCCCCCAGGCTTTTCAGCAGGTCCCGGGTGGCCTCAGGGTCAAACCGGGGGTCGGAGGCGTAGACGAACACCCCATAGCCGTCCACCAGGACCCGGGCATAGCCCCGCGCCCAGACCGCAGGGTGAACGGCCAGCGGGAGGCCGTTCAGGTAAAGGAGGACGAGGAAGATCCCCACCGTGATGGTGAGGATGGTGAGCTCAAAGGCCACCGGGATGTAGGCCGGCCAGCCCAGGAGGGGCTTCCCGCTGGCGTTTAGGGGGTAGTCCAGCTGGGTGTAAACCTGGAGGAAAAGCCCGAGCCCCGCTCCCAAGACCCCGAGGAGGAAGGCGATCCAGGGGATGCGCTCGTCCTTGCCCAGGACCGCCTCCAGGCCCTCCACGGGGTTGGGGGTCAGGGCCTCGAGGCGGCGGTAGCCCGCCTCCTTGAGGGCCTTTAGGGCCCCAAGGAGGCTCTCCGGGGAGTCAAAATAGGCCAGGAGTCCGTAGAGCATGCCGACCTCCTAGTGTCCCTTGAGCTTGTGGAAAAGGTGGACCATCTCCGCCACGGCGATGGGGGGGAAGAGGCGGATGAAAAGGGCGAGGCCGAAGAGGAAGAAGCCGATGGTGCCGAGATAGAGGGTCCAGTCCACCCAGGTGGGGAAGTAGAGGTGGGCGTTCCCGGGAAGGAAGTCGCGGGAAAGGCTGATGACCACGATGACAAACCGCTCCAGCCACATCCCCACGTTGGCCAGGAGGGAGAAGACGAAGAGCCAGGTGAGGTTCCTGCGGAAGCGGGGGAACCAAAGGGTCTGGAGGAGGACCACGTTGATGAGCATCATGGCCCAGTAGTAAGGGGCGTAGGGCCCGGTCATGCGCCAAAGCTGCTGGGCCCACTCGGCGGGCTCGGCCGAGTACCAGGCCACGAAGATCTCCAGGAGGTAGATGTAGGCCACCCCGAGGCCGCTGGCCAAGGTGACCTTGGCCATCCAGTCCAGGTGCCTTTCCGTGATGACCCCCTCGAGGCGGTACCACTTCCTTAAGGGGATGATGAGGGTGAGGGCCATGGCGAAGCCGGAGTAGATGGCCCCGGCGGCGAAGAAGGGGGGGAAGACGGTGATGTGCCAGCCCGGCACCACCCCGTAGGCGAAGTCCATGCTCACCACGGAGTGGACGGAGATGACCACCGGGGTGGCGAGGCCCGCCAGAAGCACGTAGACCGCCCGGTAGCGCTGCCAGTGGACCGCGTTCCCCGTCCAGCCCAGGGAGAGCCATCCGTAGAGCTTTCTCCGCCACCCCTGGCTCCTCTCCCTGAGGAGGGCCAGGTCGGGGATGAGGCCCAGGTAGAGGAAGAGGGTGGAGATGGTGAGGTAGGTCATGATGGCCAGCACGTCCCAGGAGAGGGGACTCTTGTACTGGGGCCAGATGGCGAGGGTGTTGGGGTAGGGCAGGACCCAGTAGAAGTTCTGGGGGCGGCCCATGTGGATCAGGGGATAGGTGGCGGCGCAGAGGACGGCAAAAAGGGTCATGGCCTCCGTGACCCGGTTCAGGGAGTCCCGCCAGTTCTGCCGCATGAGGACCAGGATGGCGCTGATCAGGGTCCCGGCGTGGCCGATGCCGATCCACCAGACGAAGTGGACGATGTCCAACCCCCAGGCCACGGGCTGGTTGATGCCCCAGGTGCCGAGGCCGCGCACGAAGGTGACCAGGATGGCGTAGAGCCAGGCCAAGGTGAGGGCAAAGCCTACGGCCAGGACCACCCGCCAGGGCCTAGGCGGGGGCTTCTCCACCGGTTCCAGGAGCTTCTCCACCAGGGTCCTCTCCGTCCACTCCCCCTGGATGAGGTCATGGTCGGGATGGGGCTCCTTATGCGCCATGGTCCGCCTCCTTCAGCCTGGGGTTCGGGTTTTTCAGGTGGGCCAGGTACGTGGTGCGAGGCCAGGTGTTGACCTCCTCCAACAGGACATAGTGCCGCCCGTCCTGGCGGTGGGCCTGGATGGGGTCGTTGGGGTCCAGGAGGTCGCCGAAGTGGATGGCCTTCCCCGGACAGGCCTCCTGGCAGGCGGTCCGGATCTCCCCAGTGCGGATCCCCCGGCCTTCCTTGGCGGCCTCCGCCCGGGCCAGCTCAATGCGCTGGACGCAGTAGGTGCACTTCTCCATCACCCCGCGGCTCCGGACCGTCACCTCGGGGTTCATGAGGAGGGCGAGGGGGCTCTCCTTGGCCCGCCTCGGGTCCCCCTTGCCCAGGAAGGCCTCGGCGTAGGGGAAGAAGTTGAAGCGCCGTGCCTTGTAGGGGCAGTTGGCGGAGCAGTACTTGGTGCCCACGCAGCGGTTGTAGACCATGAGGTTGAGGCCCTCGCTGGAGTGAACGGTGGCGGCCACGGGGCAGACCGCCTCGCAGGGGGCCTTCTCGCAGTGCTGGCACATGACGGGCTGGTGGAAGACCCCCTCCTCGGCGAAGTAGCGGTCCACGCGGATCCAGTGCATCTCCCGGCCCTTTTGCACCTCCTCCTTGCCCACCGCGGGGATGTTGTTCTCCACCTGGCAGGCAAGGACGCAAAGCCCGCACCCTAGGCATCGGGTGAGGTCCACGGTCATGGCCCAAGCGTGCTCCCCCTGGGGCCAAGGGGGGTAGAAGGAAACCCCCTTTTCCTCCTTGGGCGCCGCCTTCAAGGCCTCCTCTTCGCTAAGGACCTTGACCGCCTCCACCTCCCCCAGATCGCCGTGGTACTGGGTGGAGACCAGGGGGTAGTCCCGGCCCGTGGGGCTTACCTCTGCGGCAAAGACCACACCCTCCGGGTGGAAGAAGTGGGAAAGGGGCGCGGTGAGGCTCCCCTGGGGGAGGAGGGGCAAGGGCCAGAGGGGAAGGAGGGCCTCCCTTCCCCCCGCCCGCACCCGGAGAAGGGGCCTCCGGGGGTCGCCCCGCCTCTCCCGGGCGCGGATCCCCTCCAAAAACCCGAGCCTTTCGGCCTCCTCCTCGCCGACGAGGAGGGCCCCATCCCAGACCAGGCGGGAAAGGGGCCGAGGAAGCTCCTGAAGGTAGGGGTTTTCCCGGTAGCGCCCGTCGTAGA is part of the Thermus islandicus DSM 21543 genome and harbors:
- a CDS encoding DUF3341 domain-containing protein: MLYGLLAYFDSPESLLGALKALKEAGYRRLEALTPNPVEGLEAVLGKDERIPWIAFLLGVLGAGLGLFLQVYTQLDYPLNASGKPLLGWPAYIPVAFELTILTITVGIFLVLLYLNGLPLAVHPAVWARGYARVLVDGYGVFVYASDPRFDPEATRDLLKSLGAEVEEVRRA
- the nrfD gene encoding NrfD/PsrC family molybdoenzyme membrane anchor subunit, giving the protein MAHKEPHPDHDLIQGEWTERTLVEKLLEPVEKPPPRPWRVVLAVGFALTLAWLYAILVTFVRGLGTWGINQPVAWGLDIVHFVWWIGIGHAGTLISAILVLMRQNWRDSLNRVTEAMTLFAVLCAATYPLIHMGRPQNFYWVLPYPNTLAIWPQYKSPLSWDVLAIMTYLTISTLFLYLGLIPDLALLRERSQGWRRKLYGWLSLGWTGNAVHWQRYRAVYVLLAGLATPVVISVHSVVSMDFAYGVVPGWHITVFPPFFAAGAIYSGFAMALTLIIPLRKWYRLEGVITERHLDWMAKVTLASGLGVAYIYLLEIFVAWYSAEPAEWAQQLWRMTGPYAPYYWAMMLINVVLLQTLWFPRFRRNLTWLFVFSLLANVGMWLERFVIVVISLSRDFLPGNAHLYFPTWVDWTLYLGTIGFFLFGLALFIRLFPPIAVAEMVHLFHKLKGH